The Hippoglossus stenolepis isolate QCI-W04-F060 chromosome 3, HSTE1.2, whole genome shotgun sequence genomic sequence GTACTGTAATCATCCTGAGCTGAACGTCGCTCTGTTCTCCATCACCCTGTGGGATAGAGCCACTGTGACTGCTGGTCTCAACACAGGCCAGATAATCTTCATTCTATTCCCAGTTCAGTCATGGCTTGAAAGCCTCATCCTATTAGTCCAGTCACTGTCTGCTGGTTGTAATAGCTCCTCAAAACTCTGACACTGCTCTAATGGCATACATTAGACGGCCATCAATCTCATCCAACCTATAAAACAAGCATATTAGTATATTTCCTAAAATCACTAAAAATCATAACTCAGTTGCTTCCTTTGTATGTATTTgggttgtctgtccgtccgactcttgtgaacatgatatctaaAGAACGCCaagagggaatttcttcaaaatgtggtacaaacattcacttggactcatggatTAAGTGATtcgatttgggtggtcaaacATCAAAGGACAGGATCATAGTGGCCTCAAACATTTCTGGGGGGGACTCTGGAACAGGATATCGCAAGTCTGCCTTCCgggagtttcttcaaatctTGATCAGTTATCACTAAGACGCAAACATTAAttgattcgatttcagtggtctctggtcaaaggtcacggtgacctcatacGAGTCTGAAAGAAATGAATTCGTAATGTATAATATAGGACTAAAGTTCAGTGTAAAATGGTGACAGCAATTCCTTTGTTTTATAATTCCATTGTTTTATAataacatatattattatacaacatatcgacaaaacaacaaaagtaacTGTGCGATGTGTAATTCACTTTTCATTATGTCTCATTGCTCTATGCTCTAGAAATGAGTACATAAAGCTTGAAGTACTCAAAAGGCACTTCTGGCAAGAATGAGTGTTATAATAtgggaaatatatttaagtgtATTTACAGATGTCAGTATTCATGATTGAAAATCAACAATGACTATTTATTATATCACCTCAATATTAACAGCTATTTACCACTTCAGATTGTCCAAAACATTTCCTTGTTCTTTCATTCTCATATTCATACAGACGACATTAGTCCTCAAATATATTACAGGCTATctacatttaattttaaaatacaatattataaaGTTAGAGGGAAAGCAGCATTGAAGTCAGCaagcgtttttttttgttttatttgaatagtCAATCTCAACAGAGAAAATCCACCGTCACTTGTGGCTCAATGTCCCCCCCTTCTGGTTAATAACAGTTGAGTGTCAACAAAGGTCTCAAAGTATAGAATGTGTAACATCACCCAATAATTTACACCGTGGAAAAACACATCTATGAAGACTTctcatgttgtgtttgctgGACTTGATCTCGGGCTTCCAGACTCATGTCTCGAATGTAAACCTTAATCTGAGCAGCTTTCTGACGTCCTGTCTTTCTGTCGTGCTTTTCTAGCGGAGACCGAGAGAGGCCAGAGGCTCCCAGATGTGGATGCGGCGCAGCAGCTCAAGCTGAAAGAGAGGCAGCGTTTCTTTGAGGAGGTCTTCCAGCATGATGTGGACGTCTACCTGTCCTCGGCACACCTGTGCATCAGAGACTACAAGAGACGTGAGTTGGACTGGTGCAGTTTCTGTGAGAATTCAGATGAGAATTATTTCTTATCTCCCGCTCTTCTGACAGCTCCCATTGGCAGCATCTCGTCTATGGAGGTGAATGTGGACTTGCTGGACCAGATGGAGCTGATTGACAACTCTGACCAGGAGGCTTTGGATGTCTTCTTCAGTTCTGGAGGAGAAGACGAAGGGCTGACGTCCCCACTGCCAGGTATGGACACCAGAAGTAGAACAGAGATGATAAGCAATGTAACAGCAAATCTGTATGCTTGACAATGTTTGTCATCTCACTCACAGTCCAacgaaacaacaacaacaacgaggAAGTCAACAGTAATGGACTCT encodes the following:
- the si:ch211-253b8.5 gene encoding dysbindin, with product MSSTSSNLHKKRLPSETERGQRLPDVDAAQQLKLKERQRFFEEVFQHDVDVYLSSAHLCIRDYKRPPIGSISSMEVNVDLLDQMELIDNSDQEALDVFFSSGGEDEGLTSPLPVQRNNNNNEEVNSNGLFRHVLEGLDAKSRMSSTSSNSSSESQTTNANGADTPVVGSEDEEIHTSTVRRRFPPPEKERM